The DNA sequence GGTGGAAGTCATCGTGAATCACATTTCGGTATCGGTTTTTCGTATCGTACTTTCGAATCAATCGGAAGATGTAAGTATATGACCATGCAATATCTGATTAGTCACAAAAACCTCGGCCAGCCCAGATTACGAAACAATTTGATCCGATTTCTctgttcgaaaaatattgcgTGGTCGTGAACTTCACTTGACTCCGTGAAgtgacgaaaataataataatgaaaaatgcaaCGGCTGTGCATCAGAAAGATTGGCAATAAGATTCAATAGTCCGAGAGCTGAGGAACCAAAAATGCAACAGTTTTATAAAGGctgatatttcaatattagGTCATAAATAGATTGAATATCAATAGCCTGCCGTCAGTCAGCCAGTTTTTCGGACAACTGGCGCGGGGGTGGTTCCGAACTTGTTAAAGAAACATCTACGTCGCAACTGTTttataaaatctgaaaattgatCTGTGGATAGTAAGACAACTAACAAACTATGCGGAGATAGTCAGTTTGCAGAATATTGGAACAGTACGCGTCAGCAGCCCGCTAAACccgtcaaaaaatttggttgGTGAAAGTGTTttataaaatctaaaaaattttgtgcaagTAGTTCAAGGTACCTAAAACAAGACTCACATAGTCAGCCCAAAGTTTTGTGGAACATACGCCGTCAGCAGTCAATAGAACGACGCCCCGCGCGCTTAATTTATATAGCATGCTTTATGGCGCGTACTGAGTTGTTTAATATTACAATACAATAATGAGAAgatatttgataataaaatacgaTAAAGAGATATTTGATAAAACACTAAATGGTTTTAATGCACAATATTATCTAGATTTTGTTTACCATGCAAcatattcaaataaaacatCGGGACAAAATGTggtttgtgaaatattttataaagcAAGTAGTTTATGGGAgttaaaatacgaaaaaaaccGGTCACAATTTGTATTCAAGGACCGTCGtgaacttattaaaaaaatatgttatttcaatattattttcaaatgaaatgacTATAGTAACAGCACGGtaattttcaacagatttttctctccgtgtaCAAAATATAGCAGACTGTTTCATATCTCAAATAAAGTAttgatttacaaatatttctgAATATAAAACCATTTTGCGGTTGAGCACGCTATATAAATTAAGCGCGCGGGGCGTCGTTCTATTGACTGCTGACGGCGTATGTTCCATAAAACTTTGGGCTGACTATGTTAGTCTTGTTTTAGGTACTATGAACTActtgcacaaaattttttagattttataaAACACTTTCACcaaccaaattttttgacggGTTTAGCGGGCTGCTGACGCGTACTGTTCCAATATTCTGCAAACTGACTATGTCCGCATAGTTTGTTAGTTCTCTTACTATACACAGAGTAGGTTTCAgatttcataaaaaagttgCGACGTAGGTGTCTTTTTGACAAGTTCGGAACCACCCCCGCGCCAGTTGTCCCAAAAACTGGCTGACTGACGGCAGGCTATTGACATTTAATCTATTTATGACCTAATCTTAAAATATCAGCCTTTATAAAAGTGTTGCATTTTTGGTCCCTCAGCTCTCCGACTACAATACATACTTCATACGAATCTCATCATCTTTCTCCACTCTCTGATAAAACGATTGATCTAAGTTGCAGAATGGACCTTGTCGCAATATCCGCTTGTGCCGTCCTTTGCGCGGTATTCTACGCGGTATTTGACGCGGTTGCGAAGCTCGTGAATAAGCTCGCAATCAGAGATGACGCCTCCAAATTCGAGGGACCGCCAAGATTACCCTTGATTGGAAGTGCCCATCTATTCATGGGAGGTGGCGAAGGTAAGCAGCGATGTTTCCTCATATTCTTTGACTTACAATCCATGAATTCTATATTTTTGACAATTACAGCCATTCTGAACAGGTGTAGAGAATTTAATAAGTTGTATTCCAAGCCGTATCGAGTGGTTTTAGGCAACCATATATTGTTCGTGACGAGCAATCCCGAGCAAATAAAGGTAAAGTATCTTTATGTAATGCCAATCCAGCCTTGCGAGTGAAACATTTGGTGACTAAAACTTATTTCGACGTAACAGGTGATATTACATAGTCCGACGACTTTAGAGAAAGGCGATGTAATGGTCGACTTCACTCGGCCGCTGTTGGGTTCAGGATTACTCATTAGTCCCGGTGAGTTATGCGTGATCttgtgaaattcaaaatacatATCCGGAATCCGGATCAAACAACGTGATGATGATCAACTGCGACACTTCTTCAAGCAATAACGGATGATTGTCAGATTTCTAGAGCCGACTTTCAAACAATTCAGCCCGGCGTTTAGTTTCGATGACACTGTTTTACGTACGAATATCACCGTCCCACGTCATTGAGAGTATCCCTCGCTCAAGTTCCGCTCACGAGCTGCAAACATGCGAAGTGCAACTTAACGCGAAGTCCATTGATTCTGTAATTCGCTAGTAAGGATGTACACTCAGAGAGAAAAGTCGtggtattaaaaaacaattacttCGATCAACTAAATGCGGCGTTCACGGGCGGTGAAACGAATATTTGGTTGTTAGGACAATTTATACGTAAATGTTGTgcgcaaattattatttaacacaAATACGAGGATATACAGTAGGGTGAGGCAAAAAGAaagactgattttttttccatacttaCCGTGAAAATATAGTTCAGgatgattgaagaaaaattctggtaaggtttgagctcttaatattgatattaagagGTGTCTCTccgtgatttttgatttcccatttaaataacacgggaaatttttttctatttggcATTTCATTGCGTTTTACCGAATAAGCGTGTTGTAGAAATCAATACATATTCCTGTACGATCTACGAAACAGGgctgaaatgatttttcgccaagtcgactcgtttaaaagttattgACGGTTGAAGTTCGACCTCGTTGGTATACGATGacttcgacaattttttcatgttttgtcACGAAATAATGgctcaaaaacataaaacatcaTGTTTTTCGTAAAGTTTCTCGTCTTTATTCCACGAATCTTTGTGCGTTTCGTGCAGTTTCTCAGGATATTCCATATCTACCTTTTATATGTAGCCAAACTCGGCTACGTCCGAGATGGTAAAAACTTTGTGTTTTCTGGAATCTGATATCCATTGGAAGGAACTGCATGGCAGAGCAAAGCTCGTCGCAGCACCGTACAAGTTGTTCACATCGAATTACATCAGGTAGGACTCCTCCAGCTCCATATTGAAAGCATCTCCCACGTATCTATTGTTAGCCTTGACGTATCGATTAGAGCTTTGAGATACACCACCTCGAAtccctttttttataaacatcaCCATATCAATATCAGTGAGAAGCTCGAGTTCAACaccaaatgaaatttttctttaggtGGTAACTTTACGCCCTCGAGCTTCTCTCAAACATCCACGTACTGATACGGAAAAACACCTTTCCGGGTTAATaactcaaaattttcagagcTAGTGCAAAATTTACGTGTGATTGCTTTTTGATCGTCACCCAGATACGTCGCTAATTTCTCAAAGACTAATCGGCACAAAACGGAACGAATCCGTATGAATCGAAATTGTACGTTCGTTTCCTCGACataatttgaaaacgaaatgTACTTTCCTTTGTTCACGGGTAGAAGCTGAATAGTACCCTCGAAAGTTGTGGCCAATCCTTCAATCAAAAAATGCGAATCGTAACCCGACAGATTGTGGAACATCACTGGGATAGTATGCGAGTTTTGATAATTAGGATTAGAGCTTTAATGCGCAGGACTACGGTACTTTCCTGCGAAATGACAGTGATCACGGTGTTTCACGTCTTCGAGCGTAAACGGTTTTCCACAAATATGACATACCGTTGATAAAtgaaattcgttaattttattgaaattgagCGGTTCCATAGGTACGACGACTTCGAAATACGTTTCTAACGAGTGTGCCAATTTCTCCGACTCATCCACAAACCATTCGATGCAAGTCTTTCTGCGGTTAATTTTGAATGTTGAAATGGAATCGTTGAAGGTGCAACGAAGGTGATATGCTATGCTATACGAAATTCGGTTTTCGTAAATTCCTCTGTTTCTCAATACTTTGATATGAGTGGGTTGCAGTAAGCATTCAAGATCCGCGTGGATGCAGAACGGAACGGTTATTTGATGCTTAAAAGTTAGTAACTTCAGAATCTTTTCCTTCTCCTTGGGTAAAACAACTTTGGTCTCGTTTGAACTAATACAATCGATTCTGTGGTTTAACGAACGTCTTTCAGATTAAAAGTGCGTCAGACATCTATCACAGAATCAAGTATAATTAACATACAAGATGTAGATTTGTTTACGCTCGGAAACtcaatttgtttctttcaatCATCAAAAGTTTGGGAGAAAAGGCACATTTAGTTCATTCGGCCATACGTATTCGACAATGTATAAGTTTGAACGGAAAGGATTTCAATCCTTTAACTTGACGAAATCGAGTTGTTTACATACTAAATCACATGTAGGGGTGGATTTAAGAGGATCAAATTTGATTCAGGGGAATACCGAATTCTTCGaggacaaaaaaatatttagttaaAGCGATGGCACGCATTTAACTGCAGGCAAGTGCTTATTCAACCAGATTACTGAGTTGACACAACTAAAAATTGCTAGAAACTAGCAAACTATCAGTCAAATCAATCGCATAATTCAAATAACTCGTTTGGTTGATTTCACGTTACAGAATTTATTATGTTAACTACAGTATAttcattttcacaaaataatgATTCAAGCCACAATTTTCTCATCTAACTAAATCGATTCGGTTGATTCAACGCCGTTCTTCTCTCCGTGATGCATCATAGCAAGTGGCCATACCCTGTTTTTGTGGACTTTGGCTGACGATCCTGATTATAATATACTCCcaatatagaaatttttcagataagGGAAATCCACGTATTCGATTAGCAAATATTAATCCTGTGCGTATTCAAGGATCACGCGttaataaatttgtttctacTCGTCGTTGCAATCACCACAGACAGTACAATCGATTCGCTATCTCACCGCAATGATCACGCGGCTCAACGACATTTATTTGTTCCAGCGTCGATATGGCGAGTCCGCCGGAAACTGATTCAGCCAACGTTCAGTTTCACGATTCTCAAATCTTTTCTTAAAATATTCGCCGCCAAGGCAGTGATATTGGTCAAACGAATAGAGGATCACGTTGATGGACCAGAATTCGAAGTGCAGAAGTACTTCTTGCTGTGCACGCTGGACACTATCTGTGGTACGTTAGCTAAAATGACTAGAAAGATATTCTTCCAGTGTTCGATACATTTTGCTTTGGTGAATGGTTGCAAGTACAAATTTCTCATACCTAAGTGACAGCGATGGGTGTGGACTTGGAAGCGCAGACGAAAGGAGATTGTCGATACGCAGACGCGGCACGATCGTAAGTCAATCGAACTTCTAGTCGCCTTTGAATGCTCACCATCATGATGCAATATCATCATCGTGAGCAACTTTTGCATGTTGCATATAATACTTCTTGAAAAAGGTGCTACACCGCGTCAAGGTTAAGAATCCATATTCATTCATCTGCAGCCACCGAATCATCCACTTGGACTACGTCGTTCAACGAGATAACTGTTTTTGCAGGGTTATCGCTAGTACATgcacaagaattttttctccatgGTTGCACCcggatttcatttttaaccGTTCGAAACTTGGAAAAACACAACGACAGAGCATTGAGTTTTTGCATGACTTCGCGAATAACGTAAGTACTATACTATTTTTCAGCTAAATTTTCTTATATCGTCAGTCAATTGTTGCATTATAGCGAAAATACGCTATTTTATTACTAGTGTTGAGAAtgtcaatgaaaaattcttccggCAGCAGGGAAAATTACGTGGGGTTAAGGCTTAACGCGTCGActatatattttgatttagGTTATCACAGAGAAGAGGAAAACACGGCTACATGAGCGTACTTCTCGAACAGGATTAGTTAACGACGAATACGATGactgtaaatataaaaattatttgttaacTGTGTTAAAAAGTAGTTTGACGGAATGAATGATCACCAAACAAAATCGATGCGACACTCTTTACAATACTGAAGTTTGGAATTTGCAGAATAAGTCTTGTATCCATTTGACAGGTGATACGACGGCGCGTCGTGAAGCTTTTTTGGATCATCTCATGAAACTATCGGACAGTAACGGAAAGCTGACGGACCAAGCGATTCGCGAAGAAGTCGATACCTTCATCATAGCTGTGAGtgtgaatttgatttttatgaaaaataatacatttttacaCTTGGGTAACTTTCCCAGATCACTATCATTTTTCATGCTTCTTACAATCAGATccggaatgaattttttttggtatcGCATATTCGCACAATGCGCTGAACTTTAAAACTAGTTTTCCAATACGTcatcaaatatataatatttattaaccgagCATCGCAATCAATTCCAGGGAAGTGACACAACGGCAATTGCGATGTCGTTTTTGATGTTGATGCTGGCATCTCACCAAAATATACAGGTATGTGATCAAGTCTGCGAAATGCaggtttttctatttctcgaAAAACTTGAGTATGAGTGAACTCAGAGCTAATTGACATTGACTATCATCACGGAAGGAGAAAGTGTATGAGGAACTATGCGAAATTTACGGGGACGAAGATGGTGGAGAGCTAAGCATCACTGCGGAAAACTTGTCACGCATGGTGTACTTGGAACGAGTGATAAAAGAAACTCTCCGTCTGTTTCCAGTCGCACCCTTTATCGTTCGAAAAGTGACGGAGGATTTGAATCTAGGTttgcgaatttttattattcaacttaTCAAACGTCTCTGAGCCTAGAGAATCCTCtaactttataaaaaaagcttATCTCACAAAGCTTACTACAATATCCGATTGGCGATTATTGCTGTTGTAGGTGAGCGCACTTTGCCGAAAGGAAGCACAGTTGCTCTGAACATTCTGGAAACTCATCGAAGCGAGGAAAACTGGCTCGACCCACTCAAGTTTGATCCGGATAGATTTTTGCCTGAAAATTTCGCAAAACAACACCCATATTCGTTTATTCCATTCTCCGGCGGTTCACGAAATTGCATAGGTAATACAAATTGcggtatttataaaaatcccAAAGCAAGTTCAATGGGCATCAAATTGTACCGTTCTCATCAGTAGCGCCACAGCGAAATATCCAGGGTTATGTTAATTATTTAACAAGAGTTGACCGGTTTGTTCGAATTGCAGGCCATAAATACGCAATGCTGCTGATGAAGACGCTCACAGCAACAATTCTCCGAAGATATGTTTTGACCAAGGATAACGTTGAACCGATAGTAAATATTCGAATCAAAATGGAATTCGAGCTGCAACCTGTGGTGCCAATCACCGTTGGGATCAAGAGGCGGATTCGAAGAACCACATTCACCCAGAATGGTTCTACTCCAACACCCTAAACTACGAATGCCACGCTGTTTTCTTAATCTCAAAATGCCCACCTTGACAACATGAAGCTGGCGTTTGAGAGACGCACAAAGTTGGCGAAATTTGAGGGACACAATTATTTGTTGAGTTGAATCcgttaatattaatttatataaatcaaCTTGATTATTtgacttcgattttttttttttttttttttttttttattcactcatATAAATTTCTTTAGTTCAACTTACTTTATTTCGATTcacgaattttaattttgctgTCGATGATTCTCGATAATTCTCAACAATTCACTCTgactcaattttcaaaaattcaaaaatttcaattcattctcaTGTATCACATGTCAATTCAAATTAATCTCTTCCAATTCAActaattcttttcaattcaatttgattgatttttctttgcaaaCATAAAATTCCAGCAAGAATCCATACAATCCAATCATATCAAcgtgaattgatttttcaattcagttatttatcatatatgattttaattaattcagtTGATTTTCATTGGTTCAGTTATTTTGCATGAATTGAGGTAATTCTCAATAATTGAGGTGTATTATAATTGATTCACAAACCGATTTCCACGTCAATCCATCGGCGAGTTTGCAATAATcggaatttatattttttggtaAGAAGTTAGATTttaatgtgagaaaaattgatatcacAGACTAACTGTTacggaaatgaataaaatcgaagggataacaatgaaagaaattgatgATGGTATTTGTATGTTCGGGGTAATTTATTTAACACATCAGAGAACATACGGACGTAAGGAAAAGTATTGTTTTCCACAATTTACTAAATTGGTGAGAATACGAAGGTTATATCGTGGGTGTCGAATCGCACAGGGAGTCGAGTAATCTTCCGATGATTATAGGCGGTACATGAGTGGAAATGTAAATAGTTATACGAGCAACGATGAAAACGGGTAAAAATATCGTCGAAAGACATCACCGGAAACCGTCTTCGATACATATCCGTTGAAAGTCTaactaatttttaaacaaagtttCACACCAGCTGGAAGGAAATTGGATACACCGTTGATCAACAAACGATTATCGATGATTAGTTACATCAGGAGTCGAAAAACGTGATTAGCGAAACGCCGAGTTCCTCGGAAGCGATCGAAGCGCGCAGAGGCGAAACTACTACAGTAATGAATAAAACCAAACTATACGATCAAAATCATTCTGCGAGTTGGCGGATAAGACTCGTAAGAAGTTGGGCAGTAATTGACTCATGCGATTGTATGAGACACGCATTCTCCTTAGACTAGAATCCCCacatcaaaaaattcagactaatttagaattaatttcatcttAGTTCAGAAACAAAGTCTTGAGCTTCAAccgctttgaaaattcttagaATTCCGGAGGAATTGATGCCATACCTTCTGCACAGAGTACATGCGTATTTGCAGGATTAATTGGACGTATGAATTATACGGATGTTGCGTTTTTGCACGCGGGCCTGGATCGTATAATTTCAATGTCAAGTTAACCGGCCTCAGCTCTTGACCCAGACGACCCTAACACCAGGCTTATTATATAAGCAGCTGCACTAGATGGGAACTTTACTATTACGAACaaggaaaattaattgatttgcAAATTGGAATATATACTCTAATTGCGATAATGAGAATAAAACATGGCATTCGCCGtatgaataattgtaaaaaccTTGTATTAAAAGTCATGATTATTTGCTTCGCACGGAGCTCAATATTTGCATCGGATTGTGATTCAATACACACATGGCGATAGAATATTCTTAGACTTTTTCAACCCTGATAATTACGGCAAATCAGAAGAGATGAGCATAAATGAGACGGCGCTCCTTGTTCGAATGTTGTACATTTTCCATTATGTAATAATGAATGCATATATATCCAGAAACTCCAAGGCTAGTTTAGTCAGACCGGATTGAAAATTCGATCGAGAGCCATGGTCATCCGTGCATGATTACCGAAGGTTCGATTATTGGAAGTATACGTTGAAAGTTTGAAGAGTATTTTTCACCGCAAAACATCAACGTGATTCGTAGAATTCGATTTCACGTATTTTCAACACCCCCATTCACGAATAATCTCATTTCGAGTTGTTGGAACTAAATTTACGTTCATAAAGTAGCTAAAAGTGCTGCTGAATCAGAGGTGGGTAATGATTTTCTGGTAATATTTGAGAATTGTCAAAATAGATTGTCACGTATAATACAATGCAATATCTTATCAATGGGTCGAGAAATTCTGGAGGCTCGGGTTGTGAAACCGCGTAATCGTGTTcctatcgttaaaaaaaaaagtatatcagTAAACTGAGTGATTACGTATGGTATAGACCTTAATTGACGCCATTAAAATACCATCGcgataataatagaaaatgcGATGCTTCGGGCCAGCGAAAAGGAAGATGTGGGTTAAGGGATTACATCCGGTCGAATAGGGTCGAAAAACAGGTACCTACATctccgatatttttttacaagcaaagtaaggagtagatttaattgatattttgagAGTGATTGCCTACTGTACGTAGTTACGTATctacaatgaatttttttttttttcttcccaataAATGGCGTTCAAGAGTTTCAACCCCGGCGCTTCTCGCACGACTAATCGGTAGGCGTTGTGGCCACGAAATCCcggatatgaaataaaaaattcgaaatgtgTCTTAATAAAGATGACAATAGTTACGGTTCGTCGGTCgggatttgtaaaaattgaaaaaatgcgaaaaatatGACGTCTTgaacaaaatcgaaaatcgtTTTGCATTTTATATGTCATTTAAAAACGGTTACAGATATTATCAACAAAACACGCGGAAACATAAAAGAAATGCGTATGATTAGTTAATCCACCGAACAGTATTTGAGTTGGAAGGCGCGCCACACCAGAAAATGTAGTTTCGAACTAAACGCGTCTAAAAAGTTTTCACCTCGGTTTTGACGTTATTTTTGTATCAGATGGAATGTAAGCTTCTGTTAGCCTCCATCGACGCTTTTTGAGGCATATAGGAGGCCTTCTGCCGCATTCGCAGCTTCCTTGCAGAGTGATTTTAATAGCCTTAAACTTGAAGACACTATCGAGCTTTTTCACTCGAGTGCTcttaactttttcaattagcggaaattcgacatcgaCTTCTCGCCAGACTACTTTTTATAGATGTAGCTGTAATGGTATgcatgtggaaaaaaaatagactttTGAGAAGTTGCTACCGGATGTAACccctttatatatattatagcaCGATTCACATTATTTATCTGCAATCTCTGGTAGAATCATTGTTTCGAATTGTAGAATGGAACTTTTTACAATAGTCGCTTACGCCGTAGTCTGCGCAATATTCTATTGCGTGGCGGAGCTAGTGAATAAATTCAGAAGCCTGGACGATACCTCCAAATTCGAGGGACCGATGAGCTTGCCCATTATTGGAAGCGGCCATCTATTTATCGGAGACGGAGAAGGTAAGCATCGGTGTTTTATCGTAACCATCGACTTGCAAACCATGAATAGAACGTCTCCTCcatctatatttttttaacggttTCAGCCATTCTGAAGAAGCTGCAAGAATTTGGAAGATTATATTCCAAGCCGTATCGATTGGTTATGGGCAGCTACGCATACTTCGTGACGAGCAATCCTGACCAAATAAAGGTAAAGTACTTTCATGTAATGCTAATCCAGCCTTGGAAGTGAAACATCAAGTGGTTAAAACTCGCTCCGTCGTTACAGGTCTTAGTCCATAGTTCGAAGAGTATCGAGAAGGCTGACAAGTTTGTGGATTTTTTCCGACCGTGGTTGGGTTCAGGATTACTCACTGGTCCCGGTGAGTTACGTGTGTGatgtttcgaaattcaaaatgtccGAGTTACGGATCAAAGAACGCAATGATACTCAGCTGAAAATCTTATCCAAGTAATGACGGACAATTGACAGATTTCCGAAAGAGACCTTCGAAAAATTGAGCACCGCATTTGGGTTCAACGACACTATTTCGCAATCTCACCACAATGATCACGCGACTCGTCGATGTACGATATTTATTTGTTCCAGCATCGAAATGGCGAGTTCACCGAAAACTCATTCAGCCAACATTCAGTTCAAAGATTCTAAAGTCTTTCCTCGAAGTATTCGCCACCAAGGCAGTGATACTGGTCAAACAAATAGAAAATCACGTTGATGGACCAGAAT is a window from the Diprion similis isolate iyDipSimi1 chromosome 6, iyDipSimi1.1, whole genome shotgun sequence genome containing:
- the LOC124406532 gene encoding uncharacterized protein LOC124406532; translation: MSFPVTLGPILSLPSSPGMEKGVRIDTRKTMIALSSTNKLAPIKTLGHQLTNHYKPHPKPTTQQNNDDPYRVERMDLVAISACAVLCAVFYAVFDAVAKLVNKLAIRDDASKFEGPPRLPLIGSAHLFMGGGEAILNRCREFNKLYSKPYRVVLGNHILFVTSNPEQIKVILHSPTTLEKGDVMVDFTRPLLGSGLLISPASIWRVRRKLIQPTFSFTILKSFLKIFAAKAVILVKRIEDHVDGPEFEVQKYFLLCTLDTICVTAMGVDLEAQTKGDCRYADAARSVIASTCTRIFSPWLHPDFIFNRSKLGKTQRQSIEFLHDFANNVITEKRKTRLHERTSRTGLVNDEYDDCDTTARREAFLDHLMKLSDSNGKLTDQAIREEVDTFIIAGSDTTAIAMSFLMLMLASHQNIQEKVYEELCEIYGDEDGGELSITAENLSRMVYLERVIKETLRLFPVAPFIVRKVTEDLNLGERTLPKGSTVALNILETHRSEENWLDPLKFDPDRFLPENFAKQHPYSFIPFSGGSRNCIGHKYAMLLMKTLTATILRRYVLTKDNVEPIVNIRIKMEFELQPVVPITVGIKRRIRRTTFTQNVAYAVVCAIFYCVAELVNKFRSLDDTSKFEGPMSLPIIGSGHLFIGDGEAILKKLQEFGRLYSKPYRLVMGSYAYFVTSNPDQIKVLVHSSKSIEKADKFVDFFRPWLGSGLLTGPASKWRVHRKLIQPTFSSKILKSFLEVFATKAVILVKQIENHVDGPEFKVQKYFLLCTLDTICGTAMGVDFEAQAKGDCRYAEAVRSVMGAICARGFQPWLHPDFIFYRTKLGKHQQENIKVLHDIAKNVIQVKKKEILERPSMPGSVDDEYDNYSTGDTTAHREIFLDRLVKLSRSNETLTDQAIREEVDTFILGGSNTTPIAMSFLMLMLASHQNIQDKVYEELYEIYGDEDGGELSITAENLSRMVYLERVIKETLRLFPVFPIILRKVTEDLNLGERTLPKGSAAIIDIMGAHRSEENWLDPLKFDPDRFSPEKFAEQHPYSFIPFSGGPRNCIGFKYAMLFMKTLAATLLRKYTFTKNKIVPVENVRIKLESELQPAEPITVGIKRRIQKTDLISDTSISP